From a region of the Pseudoxanthomonas sp. X-1 genome:
- the cls gene encoding cardiolipin synthase, with translation MTETSAIGGWLLFLDWMIRLAALAWIPSRTTPAAARSWLLLVGFVPLLGLPLYLLFGHPWLSRERIRRQAEASQMIRDEQKPLGQLRWHPTGDGADTEMVPLVERLGDFMPTHGNAVALLDDYDASLRALLEDIAGARDRVHLLYYLMFDDQVGDLVCEALLQAAARGVQCRLMLDAVGAKRGLRAYTGRLRAGGVQVQELLPGGLRWRRSGRIDLRNHRKIAVIDNRAGYVGSQNLADAGAFVRGYPNRELVARVEGPAVAHLEAVFASDWYLETGERLEVIATTPVRDANVAAQLLPSGPAYPFSNARDMVCALIHLAQQKLVMVTPYFVPDDATLSALRIAALSGVDTQLILSASNNQTLTAWAQESYYGELLASGVKIAHYRPHFLHAKHMSVDDSIALVGSMNLDIRSFALNAEVGMLCYDADVVARMRGIEAGYLAHAEQLTLERWNRRPAWKRSREGIARLADSFI, from the coding sequence ATGACCGAGACCTCTGCCATCGGCGGCTGGCTGCTGTTCCTGGACTGGATGATCCGGCTGGCGGCGCTGGCGTGGATTCCCTCGCGCACCACGCCGGCGGCCGCGCGCAGCTGGCTGCTGCTGGTGGGCTTCGTGCCGCTGCTGGGCCTGCCGCTGTACCTGCTGTTCGGCCATCCCTGGCTCTCGCGCGAACGCATCCGCCGCCAGGCCGAGGCCTCGCAGATGATCCGCGACGAGCAGAAGCCGCTGGGCCAGCTGCGCTGGCATCCGACCGGGGACGGCGCCGATACCGAGATGGTGCCGCTGGTGGAACGGCTGGGCGATTTCATGCCCACCCACGGCAACGCGGTCGCGCTGCTGGACGACTACGACGCCTCGCTGCGGGCACTGCTGGAGGACATCGCCGGCGCGCGCGACCGGGTCCACCTGCTCTACTACCTGATGTTCGACGACCAGGTCGGCGACCTGGTGTGCGAGGCGCTGCTGCAGGCGGCCGCGCGCGGCGTGCAGTGCCGGCTGATGCTGGATGCGGTGGGCGCCAAGCGCGGCCTGCGCGCCTATACCGGGCGCCTGCGCGCCGGGGGCGTGCAGGTCCAGGAACTGCTGCCCGGCGGCCTGCGCTGGCGCCGCAGCGGCCGCATCGACCTGCGCAACCACCGCAAGATCGCGGTGATCGACAACCGCGCCGGCTATGTCGGCTCGCAGAACCTGGCCGACGCCGGCGCCTTCGTGCGCGGCTATCCCAACCGCGAACTGGTCGCGCGCGTGGAGGGCCCGGCGGTGGCGCACCTGGAGGCAGTGTTCGCCAGCGACTGGTACCTGGAGACCGGGGAGCGCCTGGAGGTGATCGCCACCACCCCGGTGCGCGACGCCAACGTGGCCGCGCAGCTGCTGCCTTCGGGACCGGCCTATCCGTTCTCCAATGCGCGCGACATGGTGTGCGCGCTGATCCACCTGGCGCAGCAGAAGCTGGTGATGGTCACGCCGTACTTCGTGCCCGACGACGCCACGCTGAGCGCGCTGCGCATCGCCGCGCTGTCCGGCGTGGATACCCAGCTGATCCTGTCGGCCAGCAACAACCAGACCCTGACCGCCTGGGCGCAGGAGTCCTACTACGGCGAGCTGCTGGCGTCGGGCGTGAAGATCGCGCACTACCGGCCGCACTTCCTGCATGCCAAGCACATGAGCGTGGACGACTCGATCGCGCTGGTCGGCTCGATGAACCTGGACATCCGCTCGTTCGCGCTCAACGCCGAGGTCGGCATGCTGTGCTACGACGCGGACGTGGTCGCCCGCATGCGCGGGATCGAGGCCGGCTACCTGGCCCATGCCGAGCAGCTGACGCTGGAGCGCTGGAACAGGCGGCCGGCGTGGAAGCGCAGCCGCGAGGGCATCGCGCGCCTGGCCGATTCGTTCATCTGA
- a CDS encoding FAD/NAD(P)-binding protein has protein sequence MSAGPFDVAIVGGGAAGTLVAIQLLRQATTPLRIAMVEPRAVLGRGAAHATERPEHLLNVRAGGMSAFDAAPGDFVDWLQDAMPDTPRARIAEAFVPRQRFAAYLAARLAQARAGSPATLDHVQTRALSLERGAEGFVLQLDGAGALQARTAVLATGNAPRPLPARGARSLPPARRIEAWDNAGLAGIDADAAVCIVGAGLSMVDAVVALLADGHRGPLHVLSRHGLMPLPHVDGAPAQAVDVEALLALSLRARLRAVRREVARAQARGVPWQAVMDALRPHGQRLWTTLSGADQRRFLRHVVRLWDVHRHRIAAPVHAQLQQALARGQLQRHRARLDTAMAGARCVQLHGHGPHGEILALEVAHVINATGVELRVQAMRNPLLAELVGSGLAAPGPHGIGLDTCPNGRLRDADGQAVPGLLAIGSLRIGALWESLAIPELRGQAETLAREALAASAPR, from the coding sequence ATGAGCGCAGGACCGTTCGATGTCGCCATCGTCGGCGGCGGCGCCGCCGGCACGCTGGTGGCGATCCAGCTGCTGCGCCAAGCCACCACGCCCCTGCGCATCGCGATGGTCGAACCGCGCGCCGTGCTCGGCCGCGGCGCCGCGCACGCGACCGAGCGCCCCGAGCACCTGCTCAACGTGCGCGCCGGCGGCATGAGCGCCTTCGACGCGGCGCCCGGCGATTTCGTCGACTGGCTGCAGGACGCCATGCCGGACACGCCGCGTGCGCGGATCGCTGAGGCCTTCGTGCCCCGGCAGCGCTTCGCCGCTTACCTGGCCGCGCGCCTGGCGCAGGCGCGCGCGGGCAGCCCGGCCACGCTGGACCACGTCCAGACGCGCGCGCTGAGCCTGGAGCGCGGGGCCGAAGGCTTCGTCCTGCAACTCGATGGCGCCGGCGCGCTGCAGGCGCGGACGGCGGTGCTGGCCACCGGCAACGCGCCGCGTCCGCTGCCGGCGCGCGGCGCGCGCTCGCTGCCGCCGGCGCGCCGGATCGAGGCCTGGGACAACGCGGGCCTGGCCGGCATCGACGCCGACGCCGCGGTGTGCATCGTCGGCGCCGGCCTGAGCATGGTCGACGCGGTGGTGGCGCTGCTGGCCGATGGGCACCGCGGCCCGCTGCACGTGCTCTCCCGCCACGGGCTGATGCCGCTGCCGCACGTCGACGGCGCGCCGGCGCAGGCCGTCGACGTGGAGGCGCTGCTCGCCCTGTCGCTGCGCGCGCGCCTGCGCGCGGTGCGCCGCGAGGTGGCCCGCGCGCAGGCACGGGGCGTGCCGTGGCAGGCGGTGATGGATGCCCTGCGCCCGCATGGGCAGCGGCTGTGGACCACGCTCTCCGGCGCCGACCAGCGCCGCTTCCTGCGCCACGTCGTGCGCCTGTGGGACGTGCATCGCCACCGCATCGCCGCGCCGGTGCATGCGCAGCTGCAACAGGCGCTCGCCCGCGGCCAGCTGCAGCGCCACCGCGCGCGGCTGGACACGGCGATGGCCGGCGCGCGCTGCGTGCAGCTGCACGGCCATGGCCCGCACGGCGAGATCCTCGCCCTGGAGGTGGCCCACGTGATCAACGCCACCGGCGTGGAACTGCGCGTGCAGGCCATGCGCAACCCGCTGCTGGCCGAGCTGGTCGGCAGTGGCCTGGCGGCGCCCGGCCCGCACGGCATCGGCCTGGACACCTGCCCCAACGGCCGCCTGCGCGATGCCGACGGCCAGGCCGTGCCCGGGCTGCTGGCGATCGGCAGCCTGCGCATCGGCGCGCTGTGGGAATCGCTGGCGATCCCGGAGCTGCGCGGGCAGGCCGAGACGTTGGCGCGCGAGGCGCTGGCGGCATCCGCGCCGCGCTGA
- a CDS encoding TetR/AcrR family transcriptional regulator translates to MSAIAPAPKRRADAEQNRTLLLQAAEEVFTEQGVQAPLELVSRRAGVGRATLFRNFPDRQTLVLALLERGLDKIEAEAQRLGDDADALVPLLRFVLDRVMTHAPLVDYWQTQGRDQPEIEVAMMRLVTMFQSPVQRAVAAGRCRADLVPTDILLLLKLFSACAVPMMRPLAPFERIWGFAMDIVQPVLAPGGDDAAG, encoded by the coding sequence ATGAGCGCCATCGCCCCCGCCCCCAAACGCCGCGCCGACGCCGAGCAGAACCGCACCCTGCTGCTGCAGGCGGCCGAGGAGGTGTTCACCGAACAGGGCGTGCAGGCGCCGCTGGAGCTGGTGTCGCGCCGCGCCGGCGTCGGCCGGGCCACGCTGTTCCGCAACTTCCCCGATCGCCAGACCCTGGTGCTGGCGCTGCTGGAGCGCGGGCTGGACAAGATCGAGGCCGAGGCCCAGCGCCTGGGCGACGATGCCGACGCGCTGGTGCCGCTGCTGCGCTTCGTGCTGGACCGGGTGATGACCCACGCCCCGCTGGTGGACTACTGGCAGACCCAGGGCCGCGACCAGCCGGAGATCGAAGTGGCGATGATGCGGCTGGTGACGATGTTCCAGTCGCCGGTGCAACGCGCGGTCGCCGCAGGGCGCTGCCGCGCCGACCTGGTGCCGACCGACATCCTGCTGCTGCTCAAGCTGTTCAGCGCCTGCGCGGTGCCGATGATGCGGCCGCTGGCCCCGTTCGAGCGCATCTGGGGCTTCGCCATGGACATCGTGCAGCCGGTGCTGGCCCCGGGCGGAGACGACGCGGCCGGCTAG
- a CDS encoding class III extradiol ring-cleavage dioxygenase: MNAAARLPSLYISHGSPMTALDPKLVGVRLGELARTLPRPRAVVVASAHWLARSPLVGGSARPETIHDFGGFPQALFDIQYPAPGAPEVAGRVAQLLDEAGLAPHIDPDRGLDHGMWVPLRLLYPDADVPVVPLSIQPLAGPAHQLAVGRALAPLRDEGVLVIASGSLTHNLHDWRGADHTRPAPYVQPYIDWVERTLAAGDVEALLDYRHRAPHAAQAHPTDEHWQPIYVALGAAGERFRATRIDAGIDLGFLAMDIYRFDDAAPAQAAA, from the coding sequence ATGAACGCCGCTGCCCGCCTGCCTTCGCTCTACATCTCCCACGGCTCGCCGATGACCGCGCTGGACCCCAAGCTGGTCGGCGTGCGCCTGGGCGAACTGGCACGCACGCTGCCACGTCCACGCGCGGTGGTCGTCGCCTCGGCGCACTGGCTGGCGCGTTCGCCGCTGGTGGGCGGCAGCGCGCGACCCGAGACGATCCACGACTTCGGCGGCTTTCCGCAGGCGCTGTTCGACATCCAGTACCCGGCGCCGGGCGCGCCGGAGGTGGCCGGGCGGGTGGCGCAGCTGCTGGACGAGGCCGGCCTGGCGCCGCACATCGATCCGGACCGTGGCCTGGACCACGGCATGTGGGTACCGCTGCGCCTGCTCTATCCCGACGCCGACGTGCCCGTGGTGCCGCTGTCGATCCAGCCGCTGGCCGGGCCGGCGCACCAGCTGGCGGTGGGCCGCGCGCTGGCGCCGCTGCGCGACGAGGGCGTGCTGGTGATCGCTTCGGGCAGCCTCACCCACAACCTGCACGACTGGCGCGGCGCCGACCACACCCGCCCGGCGCCGTACGTGCAGCCGTACATCGACTGGGTCGAACGCACCCTGGCGGCCGGCGATGTCGAGGCGCTGCTGGACTACCGGCACCGCGCGCCGCACGCGGCGCAGGCCCATCCCACCGACGAGCACTGGCAGCCGATCTATGTGGCCCTCGGCGCGGCCGGCGAGCGCTTCCGCGCCACGCGCATCGATGCGGGCATCGACCTGGGTTTCCTGGCCATGGACATCTACCGCTTCGACGATGCCGCGCCGGCGCAGGCGGCGGCGTAG
- a CDS encoding SDR family oxidoreductase: MTTWFITGASSGFGRGLTEQLLARGDRVAATVRRPAALDDLKAQYGAALWIATLDVTDTAALRQAVDAAFAALGRIDVVVSNAAYGLFGAGEEVTDAQLAQQLDTNLVGSIQLIRAVLPHLRAQGGGRLLQMSSEGGQIAYPGFGLYHASKWGIEGFVEAVAQEVAPFGIQILLVEPGPTVTGFAAGVVRAEAMAAYAGTPAGEIREALFGERAGAFAIEGDVHKMVRAILEVADAAAMPRRLVLGSAAYAHVHAGLTARLAELETQRALACAMDLDKD; the protein is encoded by the coding sequence ATGACGACCTGGTTCATCACCGGCGCTTCCAGCGGCTTCGGCCGCGGCCTGACCGAGCAGCTGCTCGCCCGCGGCGATCGCGTCGCCGCCACCGTGCGCAGGCCCGCCGCGCTGGACGACCTGAAGGCGCAGTACGGTGCGGCGCTCTGGATCGCCACCCTGGACGTGACCGACACCGCGGCGCTTCGCCAGGCGGTCGATGCGGCCTTCGCCGCGCTTGGCCGCATCGATGTCGTGGTCAGCAACGCCGCCTACGGGCTGTTCGGCGCCGGTGAGGAAGTGACCGACGCGCAGCTCGCCCAGCAGCTGGACACCAATCTGGTCGGTTCGATCCAGCTGATCCGCGCGGTGCTGCCGCATCTGCGCGCACAGGGCGGTGGCCGCCTCCTGCAGATGTCGTCCGAAGGCGGGCAGATCGCCTATCCCGGCTTCGGCCTGTACCACGCCAGCAAGTGGGGCATCGAAGGCTTCGTCGAGGCGGTGGCGCAGGAAGTGGCGCCGTTCGGCATCCAGATACTGCTGGTCGAACCCGGTCCCACCGTCACCGGCTTCGCCGCCGGGGTGGTGCGGGCCGAGGCGATGGCGGCGTATGCCGGCACGCCGGCCGGAGAGATCCGCGAGGCCTTGTTCGGCGAACGCGCCGGCGCATTCGCCATCGAGGGCGATGTGCACAAGATGGTGCGCGCCATCCTCGAGGTCGCCGATGCGGCGGCGATGCCGCGTCGCCTGGTGCTGGGCAGTGCCGCCTATGCCCACGTGCATGCCGGCCTGACCGCCCGCCTGGCCGAGCTGGAAACCCAGCGGGCGCTCGCCTGCGCGATGGATCTCGACAAGGACTGA
- a CDS encoding helix-turn-helix domain-containing protein → MTLHRSTAPYAAHCPVRDVLDRLGDRWSTLVLQALKDAPLRFAALQRAIDDVSKRMLAKTLRGLEEDGLITRTVYPSKPPAVEYALTPLGRSFVPQIEALVAWAEIHHDAIRSARRLYREQLEAAV, encoded by the coding sequence ATGACCCTGCACCGCTCCACCGCCCCCTACGCCGCCCACTGCCCCGTGCGCGATGTGCTCGACCGCCTCGGCGACCGCTGGAGCACGCTGGTGCTGCAGGCGCTGAAGGACGCGCCGCTGCGCTTCGCCGCGCTGCAGCGGGCCATCGACGATGTCTCCAAGCGGATGCTGGCCAAGACCCTGCGCGGACTTGAGGAAGACGGGCTGATCACGCGCACGGTGTATCCCAGCAAGCCGCCGGCGGTGGAGTACGCGCTGACGCCGCTGGGCCGCAGCTTCGTGCCGCAGATCGAGGCGCTGGTGGCCTGGGCGGAGATCCACCACGACGCGATCCGCAGCGCGCGCCGCCTGTATCGCGAGCAGCTCGAAGCAGCGGTCTGA
- the dinG gene encoding ATP-dependent DNA helicase DinG has translation MSDGTRPAAGKDTGEGQRGLDDALKARIRDTYAALRANTPGFTTRRAQSQMIGVASRALGSSGGVGVVEAPTGVGKSLGYLTAGVPIALAAKKKLVISTGTVALQSQLVERDLPAFLKATGIQASVALAKGRTRYLCTRNVAELQGTASAQESMFGDEGALYDRPLSPADATLANRLARLFTDNQWNGDLDAAPEAVGPALRGRITTNAAGCAGRKCSYANQCPVLKARTAVREAQIVVTNHALLLSTLALGDNENGQPLIAAPGEMLLVLDEGHHVAGVAIDQGAARLPLDDMGRRTSRLQTLIAATYRLVDKETIAKLHPNEAIELAVSVSRQLKAFHGLLEAAWTPDPSEREPQWRAPNGRLPADWAVPIEALADDTRSLLNWVSAAAPLVGKAKQDDATKERVQRNLGMALELVQAQYDLWAGWRREDPDGAPPMARWITRDRDGDLVLHCSPVSAAQVLRQLLWKEVDSVLMTSATLTGGNGFTALAIDTGLPEHAETVTLESPFDLPRQAQLVVPKFPAAPDDREGHPKEVARYLVRELDWSKGSMVLFTSRWKMEKVADLLPVAQRNRVLVQGEGNKSQIIGEHLRRIAAGEGSVLFGLNSFGEGLDLPGEACTTVVITQVPFAVPTDPQTATLGEWLESRGHNAFNLIAIPHALRTLTQFAGRLIRTSTDTGRVVILDSRLLTRRYGRQIIDALPPFARVIG, from the coding sequence ATGAGTGACGGCACCCGCCCGGCGGCAGGCAAGGACACGGGCGAGGGGCAGCGCGGCCTCGATGACGCCCTGAAGGCGCGCATCCGCGATACCTACGCCGCGCTGCGCGCCAATACGCCCGGCTTCACCACGCGCCGCGCGCAGAGCCAGATGATCGGCGTGGCCTCGCGCGCGTTGGGCAGCAGCGGCGGCGTCGGCGTGGTCGAGGCGCCGACCGGCGTGGGCAAGTCCCTGGGCTATCTGACCGCCGGCGTGCCCATCGCGCTGGCAGCCAAGAAGAAGCTGGTCATCAGCACTGGTACGGTCGCGCTGCAGTCGCAGCTGGTCGAACGCGATCTGCCCGCCTTCCTCAAGGCCACCGGCATCCAGGCCAGCGTGGCCCTGGCCAAGGGCCGCACCCGCTACCTGTGCACGCGCAACGTGGCCGAGCTGCAGGGCACCGCGTCGGCGCAGGAATCGATGTTCGGCGACGAAGGCGCGCTGTACGACCGCCCGCTGAGCCCGGCCGACGCGACCCTGGCCAACCGGCTGGCCAGGCTGTTCACCGACAACCAGTGGAACGGCGACTTGGACGCCGCGCCCGAGGCGGTCGGCCCGGCCCTGCGCGGGCGCATCACCACCAACGCCGCCGGCTGCGCCGGGCGCAAGTGCTCCTACGCCAACCAGTGCCCGGTGCTGAAGGCGCGCACCGCCGTGCGCGAGGCGCAGATCGTGGTCACCAACCACGCGCTGCTGCTGTCCACCCTGGCGCTGGGCGACAACGAGAACGGCCAGCCGCTGATCGCCGCACCCGGCGAGATGCTGCTGGTGCTGGACGAAGGCCACCACGTGGCCGGCGTGGCCATCGACCAGGGCGCCGCGCGCCTGCCGCTGGACGACATGGGCCGGCGCACCAGCCGCCTGCAGACGCTGATCGCGGCCACCTACCGGCTGGTGGACAAGGAGACCATCGCCAAGCTGCATCCCAACGAGGCGATCGAACTGGCGGTCAGCGTCAGCCGCCAGCTCAAGGCCTTCCACGGCCTGCTGGAGGCGGCGTGGACGCCCGACCCGTCCGAGCGCGAGCCGCAGTGGCGCGCGCCCAACGGAAGGCTGCCGGCCGACTGGGCGGTGCCGATCGAGGCCCTGGCCGACGACACGCGCAGCCTGTTGAACTGGGTCAGCGCCGCCGCGCCGCTGGTGGGCAAGGCCAAGCAGGACGACGCCACCAAGGAGCGCGTGCAGCGCAACCTCGGCATGGCCCTGGAGCTGGTCCAGGCGCAGTACGACCTGTGGGCCGGCTGGCGCCGCGAGGACCCGGACGGCGCGCCGCCGATGGCGCGCTGGATCACCCGCGACCGCGATGGCGACCTGGTGTTGCACTGCTCGCCGGTCTCGGCCGCGCAGGTGCTGCGCCAGCTGCTGTGGAAGGAGGTCGATTCGGTGCTGATGACCTCGGCCACGCTGACCGGCGGCAACGGCTTCACCGCGCTGGCCATCGACACCGGCCTGCCCGAACACGCCGAGACGGTCACGCTGGAGTCGCCGTTCGACCTGCCGCGCCAGGCGCAGCTGGTGGTGCCCAAGTTCCCCGCCGCACCCGACGACCGCGAGGGCCATCCCAAGGAAGTGGCCCGCTATCTGGTGCGCGAACTGGACTGGAGCAAGGGCTCGATGGTGTTGTTCACCTCGCGCTGGAAGATGGAGAAGGTCGCCGACCTGCTGCCGGTCGCCCAGCGCAACCGTGTGCTGGTGCAGGGCGAGGGCAACAAGTCGCAGATCATCGGCGAGCACCTGCGCCGCATCGCCGCCGGCGAGGGCTCGGTGCTGTTCGGCCTCAACTCCTTCGGCGAGGGCCTGGACCTGCCGGGCGAGGCCTGCACCACGGTGGTGATCACCCAGGTGCCGTTCGCGGTGCCGACCGATCCGCAGACCGCGACCCTGGGCGAGTGGCTGGAGAGCCGCGGGCACAACGCCTTCAACCTGATCGCCATCCCGCACGCGCTGCGCACGCTGACCCAGTTCGCCGGCCGCCTGATCCGGACCTCGACCGACACCGGGAGGGTGGTCATCCTCGACTCGCGCCTGCTCACCCGCCGCTACGGCCGCCAGATCATCGACGCCCTGCCGCCGTTCGCGCGGGTGATCGGCTGA
- a CDS encoding NAD(P)-dependent oxidoreductase, translated as MASIALLGGTGNVGRRLLAEALRRGHTVTVIARKPVDDLPEGAVFVQGDITADPAALGAKLTGHDVFISSANFANVTADHVLGAVRAAGIPRLAVVGGAGSLEVAPGVRLVDTPQFPAEYKFEALPGAAFLDQLRAVKDITWTFLSPAAFFGPGERTGHFRLGGDAFLTDAKGESRISYEDYAVALLDEIESPKHSGQRFSVLY; from the coding sequence ATGGCTTCCATCGCCCTGCTCGGCGGCACCGGCAACGTCGGCCGCCGTCTTCTGGCCGAGGCCCTGCGCCGCGGCCACACCGTCACCGTCATCGCGCGCAAGCCGGTCGACGACCTGCCCGAGGGCGCGGTCTTCGTTCAGGGCGATATCACCGCCGATCCGGCCGCGCTGGGCGCGAAGCTGACCGGCCACGATGTCTTCATCAGTTCCGCGAACTTCGCCAACGTCACGGCGGACCATGTGCTGGGCGCGGTGCGCGCGGCCGGGATCCCGCGCCTGGCGGTGGTCGGCGGTGCCGGCTCGCTGGAGGTCGCCCCGGGCGTGCGCCTGGTCGATACCCCGCAGTTCCCCGCCGAGTACAAGTTCGAGGCGCTGCCAGGCGCGGCCTTCCTGGACCAGCTGCGCGCGGTGAAGGACATCACCTGGACCTTCCTGTCGCCGGCGGCGTTCTTCGGCCCCGGTGAGCGTACCGGCCATTTCCGCCTGGGCGGCGACGCCTTCCTGACCGACGCCAAGGGCGAGAGCCGCATTTCCTACGAGGACTACGCGGTGGCGCTGCTCGACGAGATCGAATCGCCCAAGCACAGCGGCCAGCGCTTCAGCGTCCTGTACTGA
- a CDS encoding LysR family transcriptional regulator, whose product MDTIDAMRVFATVVERSGFSAAAEALDMSTPSVTRHVAWLEQRLGTRLLNRTTRHVSLTSAGAAYHERCLKLLAEFDQTEAAVTAQTLEPAGVLRINAPVSFGIARLGELVARFAELHPQVTVDVDLSDRLVDLVEEGYDLAIRITRQPTPSLIARPLAEAPMFLCASPAYLARAGTPGSLADLERLGVLGYRYSAGGDTLTLEGPNGTETLRVTERLRANNGDLLREAAIAGMGITLQPDFIVGQALDEGRLVQVLPEYRVLPLRIFAVYASRSHLAPKVRSFIDFLVEFFATGCPHPLVEVAAPAKGQRR is encoded by the coding sequence ATGGACACCATCGATGCCATGCGGGTCTTCGCGACCGTGGTCGAGCGCAGCGGGTTCTCCGCCGCCGCCGAGGCACTGGACATGTCCACGCCCAGCGTCACCCGCCACGTCGCCTGGCTGGAGCAGCGCCTGGGCACGCGCCTGCTCAACCGCACCACGCGCCACGTCAGCCTGACCAGCGCGGGGGCGGCCTACCACGAGCGCTGCCTGAAGCTGCTGGCCGAGTTCGACCAGACCGAGGCCGCCGTCACCGCCCAGACCCTGGAGCCGGCCGGCGTGCTGCGCATCAATGCGCCGGTGAGCTTCGGCATCGCCCGTCTGGGCGAACTGGTGGCGCGCTTCGCCGAGCTGCATCCGCAGGTCACCGTGGACGTGGACCTGTCCGATCGCCTGGTCGACCTGGTCGAGGAGGGCTACGACCTGGCCATCCGCATCACCCGCCAGCCCACCCCATCGCTGATCGCCCGCCCGCTGGCGGAGGCGCCGATGTTCCTGTGCGCCTCCCCCGCTTACCTGGCGCGCGCCGGCACGCCGGGCAGCCTGGCCGATCTGGAGCGCCTGGGCGTGCTCGGCTACCGCTATTCGGCCGGCGGCGACACCTTGACGCTGGAAGGCCCGAACGGCACCGAGACCCTGCGCGTGACCGAGCGCCTGCGCGCCAACAACGGCGACCTGCTGCGCGAGGCCGCCATCGCCGGCATGGGCATTACCCTGCAGCCGGACTTCATCGTCGGCCAGGCGCTGGACGAGGGCCGACTGGTGCAGGTGCTGCCCGAGTACCGCGTCCTGCCGCTGCGAATCTTCGCCGTCTACGCCAGCCGCAGCCACCTGGCCCCCAAGGTGCGCAGCTTCATCGACTTCCTGGTCGAGTTCTTCGCCACCGGCTGCCCGCATCCGCTGGTCGAGGTGGCGGCGCCGGCGAAGGGCCAGCGCCGATGA
- the rpmG gene encoding 50S ribosomal protein L33, which translates to MMAGKRDKIRLISSAGTGHFYTTDKNKKNTPGKMEMSKYDPVVRKHVVYKEGKIK; encoded by the coding sequence ATCATGGCAGGCAAGCGCGACAAGATCCGCCTGATTTCTTCGGCAGGCACCGGTCACTTCTACACGACCGACAAGAACAAGAAGAACACCCCGGGCAAGATGGAAATGAGCAAGTACGACCCGGTGGTGCGCAAGCACGTGGTCTACAAGGAAGGCAAGATCAAGTAA